The following proteins are encoded in a genomic region of Terriglobales bacterium:
- the hemA gene encoding glutamyl-tRNA reductase has protein sequence MSFLLLGVNHNTAPVEVRERLAVPESRLPEAMRRLAHSPGVEEGLVLSTCNRVELLVSAKNGSTDLRAFLREFFELDPAVYASHLYELREGEAIRHLFRVASSLDSMVVGEPQILGQVKEAYAMARAVGAIHSHLDALLTRSFAVAKRVRSETAVGSSAVSVASVAVELAKKIFGSLHGRAVYLVGAGKMSELAARHLVAHGAASIFVANRTYQHAQELAAKFGGQVMLFEQLYETADRADIVITSTGAPHAIFRREHGELFLMRRRNRPMFFIDIAVPRDVDPEINKLDGIFVYDIDDLQSAVASHVADRRKEAERAEAIVDAEVERFQARLKTVDVVPTIVSLHDHLETIRQAEIDRVRGRLGPLSPEQEMAIETLTRGIVNKVLHTPISALKTAARDPQATTLIELVRKLFNLQEESQARATAASRSETSKRSGTDS, from the coding sequence ATGAGCTTCCTTCTGCTCGGCGTCAACCACAACACCGCACCGGTGGAGGTACGGGAGCGGCTGGCTGTTCCCGAATCACGACTGCCGGAGGCCATGCGGCGGCTCGCCCACTCTCCCGGCGTCGAAGAGGGCCTGGTCCTTTCCACCTGCAATCGTGTCGAGCTGCTGGTCAGCGCCAAAAACGGCAGCACCGACTTGCGTGCCTTCCTGCGCGAATTCTTTGAGCTTGATCCTGCGGTTTATGCCAGCCACCTTTACGAACTCCGCGAAGGTGAGGCCATTCGCCATCTCTTCCGCGTAGCTTCCAGTCTGGATTCCATGGTGGTGGGCGAGCCGCAGATCCTCGGCCAAGTGAAGGAAGCCTATGCCATGGCCCGGGCGGTGGGCGCCATTCACTCGCATCTGGATGCGCTGCTGACGCGCTCCTTTGCGGTTGCCAAGCGCGTGCGCAGCGAAACTGCCGTGGGCTCGTCGGCGGTTTCAGTGGCCTCGGTCGCCGTGGAGCTGGCAAAAAAAATCTTCGGCTCGCTGCACGGGCGCGCAGTTTATCTGGTGGGCGCCGGCAAGATGAGCGAACTGGCGGCGCGACACCTGGTGGCGCACGGCGCTGCCAGCATCTTCGTCGCCAACCGCACCTACCAGCACGCCCAGGAGCTGGCAGCCAAGTTCGGCGGGCAGGTGATGCTTTTTGAGCAACTCTATGAGACCGCGGATCGCGCTGACATCGTCATCACCTCTACCGGCGCGCCCCACGCCATCTTCCGCCGCGAGCATGGCGAGCTCTTCCTCATGCGCCGCCGCAACCGGCCGATGTTCTTTATTGATATCGCCGTGCCTCGGGACGTGGACCCCGAAATCAACAAACTCGACGGCATCTTCGTTTATGACATTGACGATCTGCAGTCGGCCGTAGCCTCGCATGTCGCCGACCGGCGCAAAGAGGCCGAGCGCGCCGAAGCCATCGTCGATGCCGAAGTCGAGCGTTTCCAGGCGCGCCTGAAGACCGTTGATGTGGTTCCCACCATCGTTTCTTTGCATGATCATCTCGAGACCATCCGGCAGGCAGAGATTGACCGCGTCCGCGGACGGCTCGGCCCGCTCAGCCCGGAACAGGAGATGGCCATCGAGACCCTCACTCGCGGCATCGTCAACAAAGTCCTGCACACTCCCATCAGCGCTCTGAAAACCGCCGCCCGCGACCCGCAGGCGACCACCCTCATCGAGTTGGTACGAAAGCTGTTTAATCTGCAGGAAGAGAGTCAGGCCCGCGCCACCGCGGCGAGCAGGTCGGAAACCAGCAAACGATCAGGGACGGATTCCTGA
- the ccsA gene encoding cytochrome c biogenesis protein CcsA: MVFYAMGMVYALLLLTRRSDLLARLALPAVALGMVFHFVSLTETALLERQLTLASLHNSESLLAFVIILFFMIVYARYRTSTPGIVVFPLVFLLTFAAAMSQQEILLSTPFVRSGWIFLHIALIFIGYAALFLSFAASLLYLIQERTLKAKQPSGILGRLPALQTIDEIGYRSLLLGFPFMTLGLMAGSVVAQSKYGAMYFHDPKIVLSLLMWAVYVVLLYTRWSSGWRGRRAAYLATCAFAAAVIAWAANYFSAVHGFVSP, translated from the coding sequence GTGGTTTTCTACGCCATGGGAATGGTGTACGCGCTCCTTCTGCTGACCCGGCGCAGCGACCTGCTGGCTCGCCTCGCGCTGCCCGCCGTGGCGCTCGGCATGGTCTTCCACTTCGTCTCCCTCACCGAGACCGCCCTCCTCGAGCGCCAGCTCACCTTGGCATCGCTGCACAATTCCGAGTCGCTGTTGGCCTTTGTCATCATTCTGTTCTTCATGATCGTCTACGCCCGCTACCGCACCAGCACACCCGGAATTGTGGTCTTTCCCCTGGTGTTCCTCCTCACCTTTGCCGCGGCCATGAGCCAGCAGGAGATCCTGCTCTCCACCCCGTTCGTGCGCAGCGGCTGGATCTTCCTCCACATCGCACTTATCTTTATTGGCTACGCCGCGCTCTTCCTCAGTTTTGCCGCCAGCCTGCTCTATCTGATTCAGGAGCGCACCCTCAAGGCCAAGCAGCCCAGCGGCATCCTGGGGCGTCTGCCGGCCCTGCAGACCATCGACGAGATCGGCTATCGCTCGCTGCTTCTGGGATTCCCGTTTATGACCTTGGGCCTGATGGCGGGCTCCGTGGTCGCCCAATCGAAATATGGCGCCATGTATTTCCACGATCCCAAAATTGTTCTGTCCCTTCTGATGTGGGCGGTGTACGTGGTCCTGCTCTATACCCGCTGGAGTTCCGGATGGCGCGGCCGCCGCGCCGCCTATCTCGCCACCTGCGCCTTTGCCGCCGCCGTGATTGCCTGGGCAGCAAATTACTTCAGCGCGGTGCATGGGTTCGTCTCGCCATGA
- a CDS encoding uroporphyrinogen-III synthase yields MNHLHGRRILVSRAREQASELSSKLRALGAEVLEIPFIEIRPPRSFQKLDNALRRIQQYDWLILTSVNGVKALFTRLEQLAIAPQQIRELQIAAIGPATRAAIEQQGLKVTVVPQEYVAESVVRSLRAKVRGKRALLVRAKVARDVIPRRLREAGAKVDVVEAYETIAPKKSAAELKRVLADPAHAPHVITFTSSSTARNFLALLGARANRSVLDGIKLASIGPVTSATLRDLGLRVDIEAREFTMQGLVKAIAAS; encoded by the coding sequence ATGAACCATCTGCACGGCCGCCGAATTCTTGTCAGCCGGGCTCGCGAGCAGGCCAGTGAGCTCTCATCCAAACTGCGGGCTTTAGGCGCGGAAGTCCTGGAAATTCCATTCATCGAAATTCGGCCGCCGCGTTCCTTTCAAAAACTCGACAACGCTCTGCGCCGAATCCAACAATACGACTGGCTCATCCTCACCAGCGTCAACGGTGTGAAGGCTCTATTTACAAGGCTGGAACAGCTTGCCATTGCGCCGCAGCAGATACGAGAGTTGCAGATTGCCGCCATCGGCCCGGCGACCAGGGCCGCGATCGAGCAGCAGGGGCTGAAAGTGACAGTTGTGCCGCAAGAATATGTCGCTGAATCCGTGGTGCGCAGCCTGCGCGCAAAAGTTCGCGGCAAACGAGCCCTGCTGGTGCGGGCCAAAGTTGCTCGCGATGTGATCCCCCGGCGGCTACGCGAGGCCGGTGCAAAAGTTGACGTCGTCGAGGCCTACGAAACCATCGCCCCCAAGAAATCTGCCGCTGAACTCAAAAGAGTCCTGGCAGATCCCGCCCACGCCCCGCACGTGATCACCTTCACCAGTTCCTCCACTGCCAGGAATTTTCTGGCCCTGCTCGGCGCCCGAGCGAACCGGTCCGTCTTGGATGGAATAAAGCTCGCCTCCATCGGTCCCGTCACCTCCGCTACTCTGCGCGATCTCGGCCTGCGTGTAGACATCGAGGCCCGCGAGTTCACGATGCAAGGACTGGTCAAGGCGATAGCCGCATCCTAG
- the hemC gene encoding hydroxymethylbilane synthase, with amino-acid sequence MATLRIGSRGSQLALWQANHVADQLRQRGHQVEIEVIHTTGDKVIEIPLVKVGTKGMFTKEIEQALVEGRVDLAVHSLKDLPTDLLPGFELAAITPREDPHDAFVSQKFNRFADLPKNARVGTSSLRREAQVRALRRDLEVRPLRGNVDTRLRKLQFSEYDAIILAAAGLRRLAHTGMLREIFSAEVMCPAAGQGALAIEVRAGDAAVREHLVFLDDPAARATTSCERALLRRLGGGCQVPIGALAEMRGKQLLLRAVVARPDGSRILREAQTGSDAEKLGDAVAQALLRAGADAILQEIYGLAAATPQQP; translated from the coding sequence ATGGCGACGCTGCGCATCGGGTCGCGCGGCTCGCAGCTCGCGCTCTGGCAGGCCAACCATGTCGCCGACCAGCTGCGCCAGCGCGGGCATCAGGTTGAGATCGAGGTCATCCATACTACCGGCGACAAAGTCATCGAGATTCCCCTGGTGAAAGTGGGCACCAAGGGCATGTTCACCAAGGAGATCGAACAAGCGTTGGTGGAAGGCCGAGTGGACCTGGCGGTGCACAGCCTGAAAGACCTGCCCACAGATTTGCTGCCAGGATTTGAGCTGGCGGCAATCACTCCTCGCGAGGACCCCCACGACGCGTTCGTCTCCCAGAAGTTCAACCGCTTCGCGGACTTGCCCAAAAATGCTCGCGTGGGCACCAGCAGCCTGCGTCGTGAGGCGCAAGTCAGGGCTTTGCGCCGCGATCTCGAGGTTCGTCCTCTGCGCGGCAACGTTGACACTCGCTTGCGCAAGCTGCAATTCAGCGAATACGACGCCATTATTCTTGCCGCCGCAGGCTTGCGGCGGCTGGCCCACACCGGGATGTTGCGCGAAATATTCTCCGCCGAGGTGATGTGTCCGGCGGCCGGGCAGGGCGCGCTGGCCATCGAGGTCCGCGCCGGAGACGCTGCCGTGCGCGAACATCTCGTCTTCCTGGATGACCCCGCTGCCCGCGCCACAACCTCTTGTGAACGGGCGCTGCTGCGACGACTCGGCGGCGGATGCCAGGTTCCCATTGGGGCCCTGGCGGAGATGCGCGGTAAGCAATTGCTCCTCCGTGCCGTGGTCGCGCGGCCGGATGGCTCCCGCATTCTTCGCGAGGCGCAGACCGGAAGTGACGCCGAGAAACTGGGCGACGCCGTCGCGCAGGCGCTTTTGCGCGCAGGGGCCGACGCCATCCTGCAGGAAATTTACGGCTTGGCCGCCGCGACCCCGCAACAACCGTGA